One Bacteroidota bacterium DNA segment encodes these proteins:
- a CDS encoding TraB/GumN family protein, with protein MPRTLVVLLALATLICTLPAAAQSATTQDAAVSDSTRVPLMLWSLSDADNTVYLLGSIHFARPDLFPLAAPIEAAYDRADVVVFEIDLADMQAQAMSLAQRGMFADTTTLAGVLPDSLYDRAVAATAPLGLPEAAVAKMEPWMLSLTLSSLELMTSGYANGIDQHFYERAVADEKAVRALETVAFQIDLFDTMTMATQTSFLRYTLDGAGSMATMLDGMTTAWAHGDTAALDAFMNDGFVNFPEVKQRLLGDRNAAWVPQIEALLDGADDAFVVVGAGHLVGGESVMALLEAQGHRVTQRWSTPR; from the coding sequence ATGCCCCGCACGCTCGTTGTCCTGTTGGCGCTTGCCACGCTCATCTGCACCCTCCCGGCCGCAGCGCAGAGCGCCACGACCCAAGACGCTGCCGTATCGGATTCGACGCGCGTGCCCCTGATGCTGTGGTCGCTCTCCGACGCCGACAACACCGTCTACCTCCTCGGCTCGATCCACTTCGCGCGGCCCGACCTCTTCCCGCTCGCTGCCCCCATCGAGGCGGCCTACGACCGCGCCGACGTGGTCGTGTTCGAGATTGACCTCGCCGACATGCAGGCGCAGGCGATGTCACTCGCGCAGCGCGGGATGTTCGCCGACACCACGACGCTCGCGGGCGTGCTGCCAGACAGCCTCTACGACCGCGCCGTCGCCGCCACGGCACCACTCGGCCTGCCCGAGGCGGCCGTGGCAAAGATGGAGCCCTGGATGCTCAGCCTCACCCTGTCGAGCCTGGAACTGATGACGAGCGGCTACGCGAACGGCATCGACCAGCACTTCTACGAGCGCGCCGTCGCCGACGAGAAGGCCGTCCGCGCGCTGGAGACGGTCGCCTTCCAGATCGACCTCTTCGACACGATGACGATGGCGACCCAGACCAGCTTCCTGCGGTACACGCTCGACGGGGCAGGCTCGATGGCCACGATGCTAGACGGTATGACGACGGCGTGGGCTCACGGCGACACCGCCGCCCTCGATGCGTTCATGAACGACGGCTTCGTCAACTTCCCCGAGGTGAAACAGCGCCTGCTCGGCGACCGGAACGCGGCGTGGGTCCCGCAGATCGAGGCTCTCCTCGACGGCGCCGACGATGCGTTCGTGGTGGTCGGCGCCGGCCACCTCGTCGGCGGCGAGAGCGTGATGGCGCTGCTTGAGGCGCAGGGACACCGCGTCACGCAGCGCTGGAGCACTCCGCGCTAG
- a CDS encoding DUF3267 domain-containing protein: MDAQSLPRSTARDHSVSVWAANLYALALILPLGAVMLVAHNHAHGIVDLARGFDDWLVGGRWLVGLGVGVVTHEFLHGLAWHLRGGVPWSAIRFGFSWKALSPYAHCQVPMTAQAYRVAAATPGVVLGLVPALVGAAMGWGMWTAFGFLFTVAAGGDAVTLWVLRNVPGDWLVEDHPSQAGCLVYTPPEAAPEA; encoded by the coding sequence ATGGACGCACAATCGCTACCTCGCTCCACCGCGCGCGACCACTCCGTCTCGGTGTGGGCCGCCAACCTCTACGCGCTCGCACTCATCCTACCGCTGGGTGCTGTCATGCTCGTCGCGCACAACCACGCGCACGGCATCGTCGACCTGGCGCGCGGCTTCGACGACTGGCTCGTCGGGGGGCGGTGGCTCGTCGGCCTCGGAGTCGGAGTCGTGACGCACGAGTTCCTGCACGGGCTCGCCTGGCACCTGCGCGGCGGTGTGCCCTGGTCGGCGATTCGGTTCGGGTTCAGTTGGAAGGCGCTCTCGCCCTATGCCCACTGCCAGGTCCCCATGACCGCCCAGGCCTACCGGGTGGCGGCAGCGACGCCCGGCGTCGTGCTGGGCTTGGTGCCAGCGCTGGTCGGCGCAGCGATGGGGTGGGGGATGTGGACGGCGTTCGGCTTCCTCTTCACGGTGGCGGCGGGCGGCGACGCCGTGACGCTCTGGGTGCTGCGTAACGTTCCCGGAGACTGGCTCGTAGAGGACCACCCTTCTCAGGCTGGGTGCCTCGTCTACACCCCCCCGGAGGCCGCGCCAGAAGCGTGA